The following proteins are co-located in the Frigidibacter mobilis genome:
- the betB gene encoding betaine-aldehyde dehydrogenase, whose protein sequence is MIAQPTASHFIDGAYVEDSAGAAFDVIFPGTGEVIARLHEATPAIIEAALASAARAQKEWAARKPVERARILHRAAALIRERNAELSALETLDTGKPIQETLVADASSGADALEYFAGLAPTVTGETMPLGRDFVYTVREPLGVCVGIGAWNYPTQIACWKSAPALAFGNAMLFKPSETTPLCTLKLAEIYIEAGLPAGLFNVVQGKGAVGASLVTDPRVAKVSLTGSVPTGRRVYAAAAEGIRHVTMELGGKSPLIVFDDADIEDAVGAAMLGNFYSSGQICSNGTRVFVQDGIKERFLDRLKARTESIILGDPREEATQMGPLVSAAQLEKVAAYVAAGQAEGARLVTGGARVLLNSGYYIQPTVFADVTDDMSIAREEIFGPVMAVLDFGSEEEVLARANATEFGLAAGVFTRDLARGHRMAAGLEAGTCWINAYNLTPVEAPFGGVKQSGVGRENSRAAIEHYTQVKSVYVGMGPVDAPY, encoded by the coding sequence CTGATCGCCCAGCCAACGGCCAGCCATTTCATCGACGGCGCCTATGTCGAGGACAGCGCCGGCGCCGCCTTTGACGTGATCTTCCCCGGCACCGGCGAGGTGATCGCCCGGCTGCACGAGGCGACGCCCGCGATCATCGAGGCGGCGCTGGCCTCGGCTGCCCGCGCGCAGAAGGAGTGGGCCGCCCGCAAGCCGGTGGAGCGCGCCCGCATCCTGCACCGCGCCGCCGCCCTGATCCGCGAGCGCAATGCCGAGCTGTCGGCGCTGGAAACGCTCGATACCGGCAAGCCGATCCAGGAAACGCTGGTGGCCGATGCCAGTTCTGGCGCCGATGCGCTGGAGTATTTCGCGGGGCTCGCGCCCACGGTGACGGGGGAAACCATGCCGCTGGGACGGGATTTCGTCTACACGGTCCGCGAGCCGCTTGGGGTCTGCGTCGGCATCGGCGCCTGGAACTATCCCACCCAGATCGCCTGCTGGAAGTCGGCCCCGGCGCTCGCCTTCGGCAATGCGATGCTGTTCAAGCCGTCGGAAACCACGCCGCTCTGCACGCTGAAACTGGCCGAGATCTATATCGAGGCGGGGCTGCCCGCCGGCCTGTTCAATGTGGTGCAGGGCAAGGGCGCGGTGGGGGCCAGCCTTGTGACAGATCCCCGCGTCGCCAAGGTCTCGCTGACCGGATCGGTGCCGACCGGGCGGCGGGTCTATGCCGCTGCCGCCGAGGGTATCCGCCATGTGACGATGGAGCTTGGCGGCAAGTCGCCGCTGATCGTGTTCGACGATGCCGATATCGAGGATGCGGTGGGCGCGGCGATGCTGGGCAATTTCTATTCGTCGGGGCAGATCTGCTCCAACGGCACCCGGGTGTTCGTGCAGGATGGCATCAAGGAACGGTTCCTGGACCGGCTGAAGGCGCGGACCGAGTCGATCATCCTGGGCGACCCGCGCGAGGAGGCCACGCAGATGGGCCCGCTGGTCAGCGCGGCGCAACTGGAGAAGGTGGCCGCCTATGTTGCCGCCGGGCAGGCCGAGGGCGCGCGGCTGGTGACGGGCGGCGCGCGGGTGCTGCTGAACTCGGGCTATTACATCCAGCCGACGGTCTTTGCCGATGTGACGGACGACATGTCCATCGCGCGTGAGGAGATCTTCGGCCCGGTGATGGCGGTGCTGGACTTCGGCAGCGAGGAGGAGGTTCTGGCCCGCGCCAATGCCACCGAATTCGGCCTCGCAGCCGGCGTCTTCACCCGCGACCTCGCCCGCGGGCACCGGATGGCGGCGGGGCTGGAGGCCGGCACCTGCTGGATCAACGCCTACAACCTGACGCCCGTCGAGGCGCCCTTCGGCGGCGTCAAGCAATCAGGGGTGGGGCGCGAGAATTCCCGCGCGGCCATCGAGCATTATACGCAGGTGAAGTCGGTCTATGTCGGCATGGGGCCGGTGGACGCGCCTTACTGA
- the betA gene encoding choline dehydrogenase, producing the protein MEADYVIVGSGSAGSAVAYRLAGAGHKVLVIEHGGTDAGPFIQMPAALSYPMNMGIYDWGLKSEPEPHLGGRQLATPRGKVVGGSSSINGMVFVRGHARDFDTWAEMGAQGWGYADVLPYFKRMETWHGGKDGGDPAWRGDSGPLHITRGPRKNPLFSAFIEAGKQAGYEMTNDYNGQKQEGFGPMEATIWKGRRWSAASAYLRPALKTGNCTLVRALALRVVLKDGRAVGVEVERGGRTEVIGARAEVILSASSINTPKLLMLSGIGPAAHLAGHGIDVVADRPGVGANLQDHLEIYMQFASKLPVTLYKYWNLLGKAGIGAQWLFTGRGLGASNQFESCAFIRSAPGVEYPDIQYHFLPIAVRYDGKVAAEGHGFQVHVGPMRSRSRGAVTLRSSDPRAAPVIRFNYMSQPEDWEEFRRCVRLTREIFAQAAFAPYVKHEIQPGAAVESDDEIDGFIREHAESAYHPCGTARIGAASDPMAVVDPECRVIGVEGLRVADSSIFPQITNGNLNAPSIMTGEKAADHILGKGMLAPSNALPWQSPAWQVAQR; encoded by the coding sequence ATGGAAGCGGATTATGTGATCGTGGGCTCTGGCTCTGCCGGATCGGCGGTGGCCTACCGGCTGGCCGGGGCCGGACACAAGGTGCTGGTGATCGAGCATGGCGGCACCGATGCCGGGCCGTTCATCCAGATGCCGGCGGCGCTGAGCTATCCGATGAACATGGGTATCTATGACTGGGGCCTGAAGTCGGAGCCCGAGCCGCATCTGGGCGGGCGCCAGCTTGCCACCCCGCGGGGCAAGGTGGTGGGCGGGTCATCCTCGATCAACGGCATGGTGTTCGTGCGCGGCCATGCCCGCGACTTCGACACCTGGGCCGAGATGGGCGCGCAGGGCTGGGGCTATGCCGATGTGCTGCCGTATTTCAAGCGGATGGAAACCTGGCATGGCGGCAAGGATGGCGGCGATCCGGCCTGGCGCGGCGACAGCGGCCCCCTGCACATCACCCGCGGCCCGCGCAAGAACCCGCTGTTTTCCGCCTTCATCGAGGCCGGAAAACAGGCCGGGTATGAAATGACGAACGATTACAACGGCCAGAAGCAGGAGGGCTTCGGCCCGATGGAGGCGACGATCTGGAAGGGTCGGCGCTGGTCTGCCGCGAGCGCCTATCTGCGCCCGGCGCTGAAGACCGGCAACTGCACGCTGGTGCGGGCGCTGGCGCTGCGGGTGGTTCTCAAGGACGGCCGCGCAGTGGGGGTCGAGGTGGAGCGCGGCGGCAGGACCGAGGTGATCGGGGCGCGGGCCGAGGTGATCCTGTCGGCCTCGTCGATCAACACGCCCAAGCTGCTGATGCTGTCGGGCATCGGCCCGGCGGCGCATCTGGCAGGGCATGGGATCGACGTGGTGGCAGACCGGCCCGGCGTGGGCGCGAACCTGCAGGACCATCTGGAAATCTACATGCAGTTCGCCTCGAAACTGCCTGTCACGCTTTACAAATACTGGAACCTGCTGGGCAAGGCCGGCATCGGCGCGCAGTGGCTGTTCACCGGGCGCGGGCTTGGCGCCTCGAACCAGTTCGAAAGCTGCGCCTTCATCCGCTCTGCCCCCGGGGTGGAGTATCCCGACATCCAGTATCACTTCCTGCCCATCGCCGTGCGCTATGACGGCAAGGTCGCGGCGGAAGGGCACGGCTTTCAGGTGCATGTCGGCCCGATGCGCTCGCGCTCGCGCGGGGCGGTCACGCTGCGGTCATCCGATCCGCGCGCAGCGCCGGTAATCCGCTTCAACTACATGAGCCAGCCCGAGGATTGGGAAGAGTTCCGCCGCTGCGTGCGCCTGACCCGCGAGATCTTCGCGCAGGCGGCCTTTGCGCCCTATGTGAAGCACGAGATCCAGCCGGGCGCCGCGGTGGAGAGCGATGACGAGATCGACGGCTTCATCCGCGAACATGCCGAAAGCGCCTATCACCCCTGCGGCACCGCGCGGATCGGGGCGGCGAGCGACCCTATGGCGGTGGTCGATCCCGAATGCCGGGTGATCGGGGTGGAGGGGCTGCGGGTGGCCGACAGCTCGATCTTCCCGCAGATCACCAATGGCAACCTCAACGCGCCCTCGATCATGACAGGCGAGAAGGCGGCGGACCATATCCTTGGCAAGGGAATGCTGGCCCCGTCGAATGCGCTGCCCTGGCAGAGCCCGGCCTGGCAGGTGGCGCAGCGCTAA